The following is a genomic window from Bombus pyrosoma isolate SC7728 linkage group LG5, ASM1482585v1, whole genome shotgun sequence.
TTGTACAATTAGGTGTATactgtacatatacatgtataccgTATATGTACTATTTCTATACAAATATGTCTGTATCTTATAACGAGCctagttttaatttattaatcatttgtTCTTATTGcactttgaaaaattgatctcgaaaaaattcttaaacCGATTTTCTTTCCTAAGCTATATACTCGCAAAAATTCAATTCGTTGAATGtttgtatgtaatttttttaactacTATATTTTACGTCTATCTCTAGATCTTTTATGGACGAATTTAGACTGTCGAACAAAATGCTAAATAAGATTACAATGAAAAACACATGCTAATTTTTTATGCGTCTGCCTTCAACTTGGCTAGACAGAAGGAGGCATCTAATATAAGctgatacaaataaatatgtttattttaattgaaaaaaaatataatttagataGGAACatctttgataaaattgttaaGAATGATAGTTAATTATTAAGATACCGTCtaaatttctgataaaagatatatattttaattaaatgaaattaagtgTTAAATCGAtctgtataaagttatatattcaaatgattaatatataatggTAAAATAAGCATGTCaaactgaatatttttgtaaaagttGTAAAAGATTATTCACGAtcaataaatttgatattttattttaagaagtaAACATTAATTGCCTGTTACGTAGGCCGATAACGTGAACGtccttaaaatttattaattgaattatttattctttaaaatttctgttgTATCTTAAAacgattcaattttaattggCCACGtgttttatacgataaaactcGCAAAACCTAAATCCGTGAgcgtttcctttattttaagATCATTCCCTATCTAGCTTCGAATCTTTGATGCTAAAGACTAGTTTTAAGGTAAAATTGTTATGTAAGAATATGAAATCGATTAGAGAGGCCAAGAAAACTTCTTCAAGAAGGTTCGGGATATTATTCGTTGGAAGTATCGTATAACggactttttctttcttctactttaTAATAGGTAAGCGAATATTAAAGCACTTTTCAAGCGTACCcaaaatattagttttatgATGATTTTCTGTGCTATATTTATATGGGAAACGTTAAGATTATATATACGTGGATGATTGTCCACTTGTACTGGGAAGTCCTAGAGTAGCCGTACATAGTACTTTTAACGAACAGACGTAtctataacaaatattcaCACATTGTACAGCTAGGTACGCGCAGCTTTTATAGGCCTAGTAATTGATGACTGATTACATTTGCATTGTTCGCTAGTTGCAGCGTTAGAATATACGCGAGACGTAATGTGGGGTAAAGAACCCAATAAATTAGGACCAGGTAGACTTCCTGCGAAACCGCTTCTTCCCAAAAAACTGTGAGCGCACTTGTATAGCCTCGTTTGtagaattaatatatcatCGAGATCTTGTTCgctatttaataattagattGCACGTTAGACAGTATCgcatattaataattaacgatataaatgAGATAAAAGAAACTAACTACGAACTTACCTTGCCGCGACTAAAAACTTTTGGAAAAGTCGATTCGGAACAGTACGTGGACGGTCAACTGTATCCGCGTAAAGATCTGTCTCTCGattgtataaatgtaaaaagtcTGAGAGTTGTTTAGCCGTGACAGCAGCACGATCTTTATCACTCAATTTACTACTTGGTAACTATATAGAGAGaagtaattgaattataatatataaaattctaagcAATATACTTACACGACGTACCGTAAAAAAAAATGGGGTCCTTAAATTACTAGCCGACTGTTGAAGAAATTTCATCACAAGATCGCAGCATGTTGGATCCGCATTAGGCTGtgatattttacgtaatatatGTCCTAAGTATAAACCGAAGGCCTTCCTAGCTTCTCCAGGActgaaaaatttcgttaattatgtaatacatTATGAGTTTGCAAACTCTACGATATCGATCATATATATAACTTGATGATCATATAGCCAACCTAAGTTTATTTCCTTCGTGCATAGATTGCACCACCTGGCTCTTATACTTATGTTTATCTATATCGATATTCTCTTTACTACTACCACGATCTAAGCTTTGTTTGTGCCCTTTTACCAAAGCTCTCTCATATCTTTCGTATCTATAATGTATATAggaattgtatattattatttaacgataggtttctgaattttttattattttcacaaaaataccTAGACAATCTGTCCAATGTAACCTCGGGAATGATAAAGTCAGTAGTACGACTAGCAGCGGGAAATAATTGTTCGTGTAACATTAAATTATGATTCGTATTAATTTGATGTGGAACTCTGCCTGGACCCAAAGGATCCGAAGCTATTGGTATACCCGTGGTTGGATCTgaagatacaaaataatatttaatgcgatattaatcaaaataaaactcataaaaatattgctttcaaatatttacctAAATATTGTGAGTACATCTCCCACGATTTTGGACTAGGAAATATGCGAACGAATCCTCCTCGTCGATCGAATTGAGCTTTCGCCGATGCTACTATTCGTTGCTGTTCGGACGTTAATCCTGATTTATTGATATTGCTTTTACtgctgttcttttttctttgtgaTAATGTTTCGGCTGAATGTACTCTCCTACACTGTAACCAAATAAAATCCTCGATTGATGACTCATAACACTCGAATATTCAGTCAAGAACTCACGATATAGAACTTACGTTAACTATTCTTTTAGTAGAAGTCACTGTGGATCGGTTCAGGTGCGTGCTTTGCGGTCGTAACATTGGATCGATCGCAGGTATACCAACCAGAGTAAGTAAATCGGCTATCAAAGCCGATTTCAATCTAACATCGAGCGGAGAATCGCATCCCAATGATGGCGTTAAATTCACTTCCAGTAACCATGGTTTCAACGTgtcatcgattaaaatatcaaatccAAATAGTTCTAGAACagcaataaacaatatttattggaatGTCCTAGTCTATATCCTATTTTATATTCGACGAAGTAATAATTACCGAAACAAGCTTCCGGATGTTTGACAAATTGCTTGACTCCGCTGACGATTCCAGAGGCAGTCGCAAGAATcgattttatgataatatcCTCTATGCGTTGCATCAGCAATTCCGTGTCTTGTCCCATTGAACGTAGATGTCTGAGTAACGCCGACAAAGTCCACTTATGGCCTACATCCTCCGCATCTGGATCTTCGCTCCTACAAGACGATTTAGAATAACGGAGTAATTCTCGTTCAGGCGGGATGTCTACAGTGGTGAAAACGGTTCTGCTTACTTTACGTAATCCACGTGGAATTTGTTGATGCTATAGTTGCACAAATGCATGCAGGGGTTCCAGATATACTGGTTGCCACCGTCGTACTTCACCGTGGCGAATCTCACTAAGCCCTCCTCGTACAGGTAGATCAACAGTGGATCGTAATTCGTCACGGCTACGTACAGCCGTAAGTCACATTTGTG
Proteins encoded in this region:
- the LOC122567790 gene encoding tubulin polyglutamylase TTLL5 isoform X3; its protein translation is MLSQMKTNTTGKLEGKRPKELMSSSSLSGMSQLSNSSEETLEPLVHKPHKLETMESTTKDEIPQHNEWLLSGPSGNKSILRFKCSALASSPEEPPAKTLHMTYKIFQTDTKLINLLLQSHGLTEVPMNEMDFNILWMGNHPKPDILRNLMPHQKVNHFPRSYEITRKDRLYKNIEAMQRSKGLRNLDFIPQTFLLPSESRELLTAHFRYRGPWIVKPKASSRGRGIYIVNSPEKILTDESVIVAQYINNPLLVDGHKCDLRLYVAVTNYDPLLIYLYEEGLVRFATVKYDGGNQYIWNPCMHLCNYSINKFHVDYVKSEDPDAEDVGHKWTLSALLRHLRSMGQDTELLMQRIEDIIIKSILATASGIVSGVKQFVKHPEACFELFGFDILIDDTLKPWLLEVNLTPSLGCDSPLDVRLKSALIADLLTLVGIPAIDPMLRPQSTHLNRSTVTSTKRIVNCRRVHSAETLSQRKKNSSKSNINKSGLTSEQQRIVASAKAQFDRRGGFVRIFPSPKSWEMYSQYLDPTTGIPIASDPLGPGRVPHQINTNHNLMLHEQLFPAASRTTDFIIPEVTLDRLSRYERYERALVKGHKQSLDRGSSKENIDIDKHKYKSQVVQSMHEGNKLSPGEARKAFGLYLGHILRKISQPNADPTCCDLVMKFLQQSASNLRTPFFFTVRRLPSSKLSDKDRAAVTAKQLSDFLHLYNRETDLYADTVDRPRTVPNRLFQKFLVAASEQDLDDILILQTRLYKCAHSFLGRSGFAGSLPGPNLLGSLPHITSRVYSNAATSEQCKYTSVR
- the LOC122567790 gene encoding tubulin polyglutamylase TTLL5 isoform X4, coding for MNEMDFNILWMGNHPKPDILRNLMPHQKVNHFPRSYEITRKDRLYKNIEAMQRSKGLRNLDFIPQTFLLPSESRELLTAHFRYRGPWIVKPKASSRGRGIYIVNSPEKILTDESVIVAQYINNPLLVDGHKCDLRLYVAVTNYDPLLIYLYEEGLVRFATVKYDGGNQYIWNPCMHLCNYSINKFHVDYVKSEDPDAEDVGHKWTLSALLRHLRSMGQDTELLMQRIEDIIIKSILATASGIVSGVKQFVKHPEACFELFGFDILIDDTLKPWLLEVNLTPSLGCDSPLDVRLKSALIADLLTLVGIPAIDPMLRPQSTHLNRSTVTSTKRIVNCRRVHSAETLSQRKKNSSKSNINKSGLTSEQQRIVASAKAQFDRRGGFVRIFPSPKSWEMYSQYLDPTTGIPIASDPLGPGRVPHQINTNHNLMLHEQLFPAASRTTDFIIPEVTLDRLSRYERYERALVKGHKQSLDRGSSKENIDIDKHKYKSQVVQSMHEGNKLSPGEARKAFGLYLGHILRKISQPNADPTCCDLVMKFLQQSASNLRTPFFFTVRRLPSSKLSDKDRAAVTAKQLSDFLHLYNRETDLYADTVDRPRTVPNRLFQKFLVAASEQDLDDILILQTRLYKCAHSFLGRSGFAGSLPGPNLLGSLPHITSRVYSNAATSEQCKCNQSSITRPIKAART
- the LOC122567790 gene encoding tubulin polyglutamylase TTLL5 isoform X1, giving the protein MLSQMKTNTTGKLEGKRPKELMSSSSLSGMSQLSNSSEETLEPLVHKPHKLETMESTTKDEIPQHNEWLLSGPSGNKSILRFKCSALASSPEEPPAKTLHMTYKIFQTDTKLINLLLQSHGLTEVPMNEMDFNILWMGNHPKPDILRNLMPHQKVNHFPRSYEITRKDRLYKNIEAMQRSKGLRNLDFIPQTFLLPSESRELLTAHFRYRGPWIVKPKASSRGRGIYIVNSPEKILTDESVIVAQYINNPLLVDGHKCDLRLYVAVTNYDPLLIYLYEEGLVRFATVKYDGGNQYIWNPCMHLCNYSINKFHVDYVKSEDPDAEDVGHKWTLSALLRHLRSMGQDTELLMQRIEDIIIKSILATASGIVSGVKQFVKHPEACFELFGFDILIDDTLKPWLLEVNLTPSLGCDSPLDVRLKSALIADLLTLVGIPAIDPMLRPQSTHLNRSTVTSTKRIVNCRRVHSAETLSQRKKNSSKSNINKSGLTSEQQRIVASAKAQFDRRGGFVRIFPSPKSWEMYSQYLDPTTGIPIASDPLGPGRVPHQINTNHNLMLHEQLFPAASRTTDFIIPEVTLDRLSRYERYERALVKGHKQSLDRGSSKENIDIDKHKYKSQVVQSMHEGNKLSPGEARKAFGLYLGHILRKISQPNADPTCCDLVMKFLQQSASNLRTPFFFTVRRLPSSKLSDKDRAAVTAKQLSDFLHLYNRETDLYADTVDRPRTVPNRLFQKFLVAASEQDLDDILILQTRLYKCAHSFLGRSGFAGSLPGPNLLGSLPHITSRVYSNAATSEQCKCNQSSITRPIKAART
- the LOC122567790 gene encoding tubulin polyglutamylase TTLL5 isoform X2, with the translated sequence MLSQMKTNTTGKLEGKRPKELMSSSSLSGMSQLSNSSEETLEPLVHKPHKLETMESTTKDEIPQHNEWLLSGPSGNKSILRFKCSALASSPEEPPAKTLHMTYKIFQTDTKLINLLLQSHGLTEVPMNEMDFNILWMGNHPKPDILRNLMPHQKVNHFPRSYEITRKDRLYKNIEAMQRSKGLRNLDFIPQTFLLPSESRELLTAHFRYRGPWIVKPKASSRGRGIYIVNSPEKILTDESVIVAQYINNPLLVDGHKCDLRLYVAVTNYDPLLIYLYEEGLVRFATVKYDGGNQYIWNPCMHLCNYSINKFHVDYVKSEDPDAEDVGHKWTLSALLRHLRSMGQDTELLMQRIEDIIIKSILATASGIVSGVKQFVKHPEACFELFGFDILIDDTLKPWLLEVNLTPSLGCDSPLDVRLKSALIADLLTLVGIPAIDPMLRPQSTHLNRSTVTSTKRIVNCRRVHSAETLSQRKKNSSKSNINKSGLTSEQQRIVASAKAQFDRRGGFVRIFPSPKSWEMYSQYLDPTTGIPIASDPLGPGRVPHQINTNHNLMLHEQLFPAASRTTDFIIPEVTLDRLSRYERYERALVKGHKQSLDRGSSKENIDIDKHKYKSQVVQSMHEGNKLSPGEARKAFGLYLGHILRKISQPNADPTCCDLVMKFLQQSASNLRTPFFFTLPSSKLSDKDRAAVTAKQLSDFLHLYNRETDLYADTVDRPRTVPNRLFQKFLVAASEQDLDDILILQTRLYKCAHSFLGRSGFAGSLPGPNLLGSLPHITSRVYSNAATSEQCKCNQSSITRPIKAART